GGTGGCGGTGTTGCTGCGGGCGATGCCGAAGTCGATGAGCCGGGGGCCGTCGACGGAGAGCATGACGTTGCCGGGCTTGAGGTCCCGGTGCAGGACCCCGGCCCCGTGCAGGTCGGCGAGGGCCCGGGCGACGTCCGCGCCGAGCGCCCGGACGGCGGCGACGGGCAGCGGGCCGCCGCGCCGCACGGCCTGCGAGAGGCTGGGCCCGGGGACGTACGCGGTGGCCAGCCAGGGCGTCTCGGCGTCGGCGTCGCCGCCGACGGGCGCGGCGGCGTAGGCGCTGTCGACGAGCGAGGCGACCTTGATCTCGCGCCGGAACCGGTCCCGGAAGGCCGGATCACCGGCGACGTCGCGGCGCACGGTCTTCACGGCGACGAAGGAGTCGCTCACGGTGTCCCCGGCGGCCCGCGCGAGGAACACCTCGCCCATGCCGCCGGCACCGAGCCGGGCGAGCACCTCGTACGGCCCGATCCGGCGCGGTGCGCCTTCGCGCAGTGGTCCCAGCACCTCGTCCTCCCCCCTGGAGACATGCGTGACGCGTCGTCAGCCTCGCATCATTGCATGTGCATGCAGGACGAAGGGCCGGCCCCCACCGGGGTCGGCCCTTCGCTCAAGGAGTGTGGATCAGCCGGTGTACGGCTTCGCGCTGAGGATCTTCACCGTGGCCTTCTTGCCGTTCGGCAGCTCGTACTCGGCGTCCTCGCCGACCTTCTTGCCGTTGACGCCGACGCCGAGCGGCGACTGCGGCGAGTAGGTCTCGATGTCACCGCTCGCGTACTCGCGGGAGGCGAGCAGGAAGGTCATCGTGTCGTCCTCGTCGCCGTCGAAGGCGATCGTGACGACCATGCCGGGCGCGACGACGCCCTCTTCCGCCGGGGCCTCGCCGACCTTGGCGTGCTCCAGGAGCTGGGTGAGCTGGCGGACCCGGAGCTCCTGCTTGCCCTGCTCCTCCTTGGCCGCGTGGTACCCGCCGTTCTCGCGCAGGTCCCCCTCTTCGCGCGCCGCGGCGATCTTGGCCGCGATCTCGGTACGCGCGGGACCAGTCAGGTACTCAAGCTCGTCCTTGAGCTTGGTGTACGCCTCCTGGGTGAGCCAGGTGACGTTGTCGCTGGTCTGGGTCACGGGTGCTCCTCGTAGGTACTGGGAATACAAAGCATCGCCCTGACACGGACAGCATGCGCTTTCCGAATGGGCGAAACCACGAGCCTAACAATGAGTGGCGAAAAGCGGGAGGACATAAACCATAAAGATGGCGTCTCTCCAGGTCACCGCGGTGACTCGCCGGGACTCGACATCCCGTCCCTACCCACCGCTACCGCGCCGTACACCCGATGAGCTCGGCACTCGTCGCACGCGCGGTCGTACGCAGCGTGAAGACGCGGTCGACCCGGGTGGCGGCGTCGTCGATCCGCACGTCCTTGCGGGCGACCTCGGTGCCGTCCTCGGAGCGGGAGCGCAGCGTGCAGACGCCCTTGGCGCCCTCGTCCTTGCGGATCTCCAGGTGGACCTGGACCTCGTCGGCGCTCACCACGTCGAACTTGATCATCTCGGCGCTGATCTTGTTGTCGACGACGTAGTGCCAGCCGAACCAGCCCATCACGCCGAGGAAGAGGACCCCGAGCACCGCTCCGGTGATCCTGAGCTTGCGGTCGGCCCGCTCGTCCGCGGAGCGCCCGTAGCGCCCCTCGGGCAGCTGCTCTCGCACCGCGCTCATGGGGGATCCTCTCGAAGCCGGGGTGTGCGGAATTTTCACTCCCCCGATTCCGTCACTATAGAGACCACCCTCCGCGTCGAATCACTGAGGATCGAGTCTTGACTGAGCAGCTGCGACTGATGGCCGTTCACGCCCACCCCGACGACGAGTCGAGCAAGGGTGCGGCCACGATGGCCAAGTACGTGTCCGAGGGGGTGGACGTCCTGGTCGTGACGTGCACGGGCGGCGAGCGCGGCTCGGTCCTGAACCCCAAGCTTCAGGGCGACCCCTACATCGAGGCGAACATCCACGAGGTGCGCCGCAAGGAGATGGACGAGGCCCGCGAGATCCTCGGCGTCTCGCAGGAATGGCTCGGCTTCGTCGACTCGGGCCTGCCCGAGGGCGACCCGCTGCCGCCGCTTCCCGAGGGCTGCTTCGCCCTGGAGGACGTGGACACGGCGGCCGGGGCCCTGGTCCGCAAGATCCGCTCCTTCCGTCCGCAGGTCGTCACGACCTACGACGAGAACGGCGGGTACCCGCACCCCGACCACATCATGACCCACAAGATCACGATGGTGGCCTTCGACGGCGCGGCCGACGCCGAGAAGTACCCGGAGGCCGAGTTCGGCCCGGTCTGGCAGCCGCTGAAGCTGTACTACAACCAGGGCTTCAACCGCCCCCGCACCGAGGCCCTGCACGAGGCCCTCCTGGCGCGCGGCCTGGAGTCGCCGTACGGGGACTGGCTGAAGCGCTGGGACGAGTTCGGCGGCAAGGCGCGCAACCTCACCACGCACGTCCCCTGCGCGGACTTCTTCGAGACCCGCGACAAGGCCCTGATCGCCCACCGCACCCAGATCGACCCCGACGGCGGCTGGTTCCGGGTCCCGATGGAGATCCAGAAGGAGGTCTGGCCGACGGAGGAGTACGAGCTCAGCAAGGCGCTGGTCCCCACCTCCCTCCCCGAGGAAGATCTCTTCGCGGGCATCCGCGACAATGCCTGACATGAGCGCACACCTGGCACTGACCCAGCTTGTCCCCTTCGCCGCCGAAGAGCTGGACAAGAACAAGGTGACCCCCGGCGTCCTCGGCTTCGTCGTCTTCGCGGCCCTGGCCCTCGCGGTCTGGATGCTGATGAAGTCGATGAGCCGCCACATGGGCAAGATCTCCTTCGAGGAGGCCCCGGACCCGAAGGCGACCCCGGACGCCCCGGCGGCCGCCCCCGGCAAGTAGCCCCCGAACGGCCCGGCCTCCCTCCAGGAAGCCGGGCCGTCCAGGCTCCCGGACCTCGCCCTCCCGGCCCTCGCCCCGGACCGCGCCCGCACCGGCCGGCGCCCGACGCGCGCGCCCGCACCCGTGCTGGACGGTGCCCGCCGCCGTGCGGGGCCCGCACCCGCTGCCGTGTGGGCAATCGTCCCGCTGGGGCGGGACGGGTGGGCACACGGGACGGCGCCCTTCAGCGGCGCCTCCGCGTTCCGGGCCTGGACCCGCACCCCAGCGGCGCCGCACGACGGGGTGCGGGTCAGGGCGCGTAAGCCTCGGGCGCCGGCAAGGGCGCGGGTCCGTTGTGCCCACCCGTTCCGCCCCAGCGGAACGATTGCCCACAACGGCGGGCGCAGGCCCACAACGGGGTCGGCTCGTTCAGCCCGCGGCCGGTACGCCGAGGACCTCCCGGGCCGGGCGGGACGGGACCAGGCCCAGGTCCCAGGCCTGCCAGGGGGCCGCCGGGGCGATGCCCCGGTCCAGGAGCAGCCCGTAGGCCTCGGCGCAGTCGTCGACCCGCGGGTCGCGGCCCGGGTGCCGCTCCGCGACGAGCGCCGCGAGCTCCTCGCGCGCCGACGCCGCCCCCGGCTCCGGAGTGCCCGGCGCCGCGTGCGGGAGCAGCCCGCAGCGCAGCAGGCGGGCCCAGTCCGCGCCCCGCCGGTCCCCGTACGCCTCGAAGAGCCCGCGCGCCTCCTCGCACAGCGCGAGCGCCTGCGGGACCCGCCCGTTGCCGGCGTCGACGATGGCGAGCTCCAGACCGGCCCAGGCCTCCCCGTGCGCGACCCCGATCCGGCGGAAGTCCGCCCGCGCGTCCACGAGCAGCTGCCGGGCGAAGCCCGAGTTGCGCAGGTTGCCGGCCCGCGCCCCCTGCTGGTCCCGGGTGACCCGCCCCAGGTGGTGCCGGGCGCAGGCGAGCCCGTACAGGTCCCGCATCCGCGAGAACATCGACCGCGCCCGCCCCAGCTCCCGTATCGCCGCGTCCCGGTCGCCGCGCTCCTCCAGGGCCTGCCCCAGGTAGTACAGCGTCCACGCCTCGCCGCGCGCGTCCTCCTGCTCCCGGTGCCGCGCGAGCGCCCCGCGCAGCTCCTCCACCGCAGGCTCCGCCTCCCCGGCGGCCAGCCGCGCCCGGGCCAGCTGGGTCAGCGCCCAGGCCTCGCCGCGCCCGTCGTGGACGCGGCCGTACGTCTCCAGGGCGCGCCGCAGCTCACCCTCGGCGCCCGCCGTGTCGCCCCGGAGCAGCAGCACCTGCCCGCGCTGGAAGTGCGCCCAGGCCTCGCCGTGCAGCGACTCGTGCTCCCGGTGCAGGGCGAGCGAACGATCAAGCAGTGCCGTCGCCTCGGCCAGATCGCCCCGGTCCCGTTCCACGGCGGCGAGCGCGTGCAGCGTCCAGCCCCGGTCGGCGGCCAGGGACTCCGGCTCCTGGAGTGCGAGCGCCTCCCGAAGGCGTGCCGCGGCCTCCGTGAGCCGTCCCTGGTGGTGCAGGGTGATCCCGAGCGAGCAGAGCGCGAGCGCAGCGCCCGCGTCCTGGTGGGCCTCCTGGTACTGGGAGACGACCGAGGTCAGCGTCGTGCGGGCCTTGTCGAGCTCGCCGAGCTGCCGGGCCGCGATACCGGTCCGCCACCGCACCGAGCGCGTGAGGAGACCCTGTCCGACGGACTCGGCCAGCTCGTTGATCTCGCCGAGCCGGTAGAGGTCGCCGCGCAGCAGGCAGTAGTCGCAGAGCGCGCTGAGCAGGCCGAGCACGGTCTCCTGGTCGACGCCCTCCGCGTGCCGCAGGGCCGCCGTGATGAAGCTGGACTCCTCGTCGAGCCAGCCGAGCGCCGCCTCCAGGGAGCCGAAGCCGTGCCCGTCGAAGCGGTCGGCGCGGGTCGACATCTTGCCGTCGACCATCCGGATCACCGCGTCGGCGAGCTCCGCGTGGTTGCGGATGAGCCGCTCCTGCGCCGCCGCGATCTCGGCCGCGTCCTCCTCGTCGAGGAGCCGTACGGCCGCGAAGCCGCGCACCACGTCGTGCAGCCGGTACCGCTCCCCGCGCACGTGGTCGAGCAGCCCGGCCCCGGACAGCTCCCGCAGCCGCCGGGCCGCCTCGGGCCCGCTCCCGCCGAGCAGGGCGGCGGCCGCCGCCGCGCCGAGCGAGGCCCGCCCGGCCAGCGCGAGCCGCCGGAGCAGCTGCCGGGCGTCCTCGTCGAAGTCGAGGAAGTACCGTACGGACAGGGCGCGTTCGACGGGATCGGTGCCCCAGCCGGGCCGGGCGAGGACATGGCCCACCTCGTCCATGGAGCGGCGCCCGAGCAGGGAGCCCACGACCCGCAGCGCCAGCGGCAGGCCGCCGCACAGCTCCCGTATCCGCTCGAACGCCTCCGCGTCGTACGGGTCGGGGTCGGGCGCACCGGCCGTCGCGCGCAGCAACTCCTCGGCACCGGCCGCATCGAGCGCGGCGACGGGCAGGGCGTGCACCTCGGCCGGTACGTCTCCGCCGAGGTCGAGCGGCTCCCGGCAGGTCACGAGGACGAGGCTGTCGGAACGCTCCGGCAGCAGGGCCCGCACCTGGGCGGCGTCGGCGGCATCGTCGAGGATGA
The DNA window shown above is from Streptomyces vietnamensis and carries:
- the greA gene encoding transcription elongation factor GreA, which produces MTQTSDNVTWLTQEAYTKLKDELEYLTGPARTEIAAKIAAAREEGDLRENGGYHAAKEEQGKQELRVRQLTQLLEHAKVGEAPAEEGVVAPGMVVTIAFDGDEDDTMTFLLASREYASGDIETYSPQSPLGVGVNGKKVGEDAEYELPNGKKATVKILSAKPYTG
- a CDS encoding DUF4307 domain-containing protein gives rise to the protein MSAVREQLPEGRYGRSADERADRKLRITGAVLGVLFLGVMGWFGWHYVVDNKISAEMIKFDVVSADEVQVHLEIRKDEGAKGVCTLRSRSEDGTEVARKDVRIDDAATRVDRVFTLRTTARATSAELIGCTAR
- the mca gene encoding mycothiol conjugate amidase Mca; this translates as MTEQLRLMAVHAHPDDESSKGAATMAKYVSEGVDVLVVTCTGGERGSVLNPKLQGDPYIEANIHEVRRKEMDEAREILGVSQEWLGFVDSGLPEGDPLPPLPEGCFALEDVDTAAGALVRKIRSFRPQVVTTYDENGGYPHPDHIMTHKITMVAFDGAADAEKYPEAEFGPVWQPLKLYYNQGFNRPRTEALHEALLARGLESPYGDWLKRWDEFGGKARNLTTHVPCADFFETRDKALIAHRTQIDPDGGWFRVPMEIQKEVWPTEEYELSKALVPTSLPEEDLFAGIRDNA
- a CDS encoding tetratricopeptide repeat protein; the protein is MDAAGPGRADAAGASGVGAQRGEAGVSAAGVGAGGRGVRGGDRSAAARKRAVLERSFGHLPDAGGVFAGRREELASITRWVQAGRASAVTRPTVVLLHGAPGSGRTALAVRAAHTLRDQFRGACVVDLRGGVAGAGKAGWAERPVATRDALLHLLNRLGAPRDRLLFREGASAGQQVQRLSELYQRQLSGVPVVLILDDAADAAQVRALLPERSDSLVLVTCREPLDLGGDVPAEVHALPVAALDAAGAEELLRATAGAPDPDPYDAEAFERIRELCGGLPLALRVVGSLLGRRSMDEVGHVLARPGWGTDPVERALSVRYFLDFDEDARQLLRRLALAGRASLGAAAAAALLGGSGPEAARRLRELSGAGLLDHVRGERYRLHDVVRGFAAVRLLDEEDAAEIAAAQERLIRNHAELADAVIRMVDGKMSTRADRFDGHGFGSLEAALGWLDEESSFITAALRHAEGVDQETVLGLLSALCDYCLLRGDLYRLGEINELAESVGQGLLTRSVRWRTGIAARQLGELDKARTTLTSVVSQYQEAHQDAGAALALCSLGITLHHQGRLTEAAARLREALALQEPESLAADRGWTLHALAAVERDRGDLAEATALLDRSLALHREHESLHGEAWAHFQRGQVLLLRGDTAGAEGELRRALETYGRVHDGRGEAWALTQLARARLAAGEAEPAVEELRGALARHREQEDARGEAWTLYYLGQALEERGDRDAAIRELGRARSMFSRMRDLYGLACARHHLGRVTRDQQGARAGNLRNSGFARQLLVDARADFRRIGVAHGEAWAGLELAIVDAGNGRVPQALALCEEARGLFEAYGDRRGADWARLLRCGLLPHAAPGTPEPGAASAREELAALVAERHPGRDPRVDDCAEAYGLLLDRGIAPAAPWQAWDLGLVPSRPAREVLGVPAAG